The nucleotide window ATTCGGGGACGAACCGAATTGGGCTTCGTCAGTTATCTGGCCGACGACCGTCAAGCGGTTGCCAAGGAACTCGGCTTGGCGCCGAATTCGCTGCGCGACGATCCTTCGCTCGGCGGCCAATGGCAGGCGGTGCGGATTCCCTTGCGGGGCGTCATCACCCAGGCGCTGATCACCGAAACGGAGTCGAAAATCCGCGATCAGATCGACAACCACGCCAATTTCATTTGCTTGTGGATCGATAGCGCCGGCGGTTCGCTGGAGCAAAGCCAGCGGCTCGCCGGCTATTTGGCCGACCTGCCATCGGACAAAGTTCGCACGGTCGCCTATATCCCCGAAAAGGCGCGAGGCGATGCGGCACTTATGGCCATCGCATGCGATCAAATCGTTGCCGGTCCCGAAGCAATCATCGGCGGCAGCGGCGACGTGAATATAGATCACGACGATCTGGTGCAAGTCGATCGGATTATCCGCGATATCGCCGAGAAAAAGCATATTTCCTGGTCGATCCCCGAGGCTTTGTTCGATCCCGAAATCAAGATCTATCGCTACTCGCAGCGCGATCGTGGGATGCAGGAATTCGTCTCCCCGGAAGAAATTGCCGCGCGACCCGATGCGGCCGCTTGGAAGCAAGGCGAGATGATCTGGCAGGGGGGCAGCCCCTGGCGCCTGTCCGGCCAGCGCGGCGAGGAATACGGCTTCGTCTGGCACACAGTCGACAATTTCAACGAGTTCAAACATCTCTACGGCCTGGAAAAGGACGTGCAATTGGTCGAGCCCGGCTGGGCCGACTATCTGATCAGCGCTTTGTCGTCGCCGAGCATGCTGGGCATCTTGATGTTTCTGGGGCTGGCCGGAGTGATCGCGGAACTCTATTCGCCGGGGCTGGGGATCGGCGCGTTTGTGGCGATCGTGGCGTTCATGCTTTATTTCTGGATCTTGCACCTGCACGGCACCGCGGGTTGGCTGGTGGTGTTGCTCTTCTTGGCCGGAGTGTGTTGCCTGCTGTTGGAGATTTTTGTCTTACCCGGCTTCGCCATATTTGGCTTGGGCGGTGGGCTGATGATCATCGCCTCGCTGGTGCTCGCCAGCCAAACGTCGCTGCTGCCGCGCAACGACTATCAATGGGAGCAATTGGAAACGACATTGGCGTCGCTAGGCGGGGCGGTCGTGGGAGCGTTTGTTGCCGCGATCGCCTTCCGGCGTTTCTTGCCGCATGCGCCGGTGTTCAATCGCGTGTTTCTCCAGCCCTTTTCGGGCGAGGAGAGGCAGAATCTGGCCACGCGCGAATCGCTGGTGGATTTCGCCCATCTCGTCGGCCGCGGCGGCACGACCGTGACGCCGCTGATGCCCTCCGGCAAAGCGCGGTTCGGCGACCAGTTGCTCGACGTTATTGCTGACGGCGAGGCGATCGACCGGGGCGAGGCGGTCGTGGTCGTCGAGGTGCGCGGCAACCGGGTGTTGGTGCATCGCGCGGCGGCGGAACAGCAACGCTGATCGGGCCGGCCGGCGCCTCGCCACGCGGGCCCACGCAAAACCGCAAGCGACTTAATTCCTCGTATCCGGCTTGGATGCTGGCTTGCGGTTTGGCGCGTTTGGCAACCCGCAAGTTGGCATTCGCGCCCCCGCACTCTGCTATAATCGAAGCGTTGCGTTGCCCGCGGGTTTTGACGGAGCGTAGCCAACGATTCGCCTATGGAACCGGTTATTTGGGCAGGTCTGCTGCTGCTCTTGGGTTTGACTTTGGTCATGCTCGAGGTGTTCGTGCCGAC belongs to Pirellulales bacterium and includes:
- a CDS encoding NfeD family protein, with the protein product MGRADPGQRDAKDAQPAPANDAPAKPDAKAADANPVAANPADKKAAGAKPADAPPADANGAQRPVGHLIRVPVPIELNADTRVRSAISHLRATMPKGGPRPVLVFEFDPETEGGRGSDFSRALSLAHMIALNRDLAGVKTVAYIPKTIEGHAVLVAMACEEIIMAPNAEIGDAGIDETVIGATIRSAYQEIAEARKNIPPALALGMLDKNVRVLKVLTEQGTDIILASDLDKLKKQRAVLKTEELSPVPGLYSGIRGRTELGFVSYLADDRQAVAKELGLAPNSLRDDPSLGGQWQAVRIPLRGVITQALITETESKIRDQIDNHANFICLWIDSAGGSLEQSQRLAGYLADLPSDKVRTVAYIPEKARGDAALMAIACDQIVAGPEAIIGGSGDVNIDHDDLVQVDRIIRDIAEKKHISWSIPEALFDPEIKIYRYSQRDRGMQEFVSPEEIAARPDAAAWKQGEMIWQGGSPWRLSGQRGEEYGFVWHTVDNFNEFKHLYGLEKDVQLVEPGWADYLISALSSPSMLGILMFLGLAGVIAELYSPGLGIGAFVAIVAFMLYFWILHLHGTAGWLVVLLFLAGVCCLLLEIFVLPGFAIFGLGGGLMIIASLVLASQTSLLPRNDYQWEQLETTLASLGGAVVGAFVAAIAFRRFLPHAPVFNRVFLQPFSGEERQNLATRESLVDFAHLVGRGGTTVTPLMPSGKARFGDQLLDVIADGEAIDRGEAVVVVEVRGNRVLVHRAAAEQQR